The following are from one region of the Deltaproteobacteria bacterium genome:
- a CDS encoding valine--tRNA ligase, which yields MSSNQIDKGYEPHEVEKKWYAYWEKEQLFAASDESDKPGYSIVIPPPNVTGVLHMGHALNNTMQDIMCRYRRLKGDNVLWMPGTDHAGIATQNVVEKKLAAEGLDRHQVGREKFIEAVWEWRREYGSAIINQLKRLGASCDWKRERFTMDEGLSLAVRKVFVQLYEEGLIYRGQYIINWCHRCHTALSDLEVEHEEIDGHLYHFRYPFADGDGHVVIATTRPETMLGDTAVAANPEDERYADVEGRALILPLMEREIPFIKDRYVDMSFGTGALKITPAHDPNDFDIGVRHELPNIKVIDDDGNMTEEAGRFAGMDHFECRKAVVEAMQAEGLVEKIEPHPHSVGHCYRCKTVVEPNLSRQWFVKAKPLAEKAIEAVESGKTRIIPEIWEKTYYDWMYNIRDWCISRQIWWGHRIPAWTCEACGELMVRMEAPHRCTACGGKALARETDVLDTWFSSALWPFSTMGWPQQTPLLKTFYPTSVLVTGFDILFFWVARMMMMGIHFMGKIPFKDVYVHALVRDEQGKKMSKSKGNVIDPLNIIDKYGTDAFRFTLAAFAAQGRDVKMSEKRVEGYRHFVNKLWNATRFSLMHIQDGATGIPREHISLADRWILSRLGKTVESVAGALDGYRFNEAASAVYNFVWHELCDWYIEAVKPALYGKLGDDSREATLSVLWRALRDTLVVLHPFMPFVTEEIWHKLPGTEGSIMKAVYPADAPAAADLAGDADAEEAMQLVMEIITGVRNIRGEMNIAPSLSLSVSLQTSRERIRRTVEAERNLIVDLANLENLSVEEPGEKPRASATAILDGATLFVSLAGVIDTEKESARLKKEIAKLGNELAGVSKKLNNESFLNKAPADIVAKVKEKHDLLSQKQEKLTANLNKLVDLGKDT from the coding sequence CCGGGATTGCAACCCAGAACGTCGTCGAGAAGAAACTGGCCGCAGAAGGCCTGGACCGGCATCAGGTGGGGCGTGAAAAATTTATCGAAGCCGTGTGGGAATGGCGCCGGGAATACGGCAGCGCGATTATCAACCAGTTGAAACGGCTGGGCGCGTCCTGCGACTGGAAGCGCGAACGCTTTACCATGGATGAAGGCTTGTCCCTGGCCGTGCGCAAGGTTTTCGTCCAGTTGTATGAAGAGGGACTGATTTATCGGGGCCAGTACATCATCAACTGGTGCCACCGCTGCCACACCGCCCTGAGCGATCTCGAAGTGGAGCATGAAGAGATCGACGGGCATCTTTACCACTTCAGATACCCCTTTGCCGACGGCGACGGGCATGTGGTCATCGCCACCACCCGTCCCGAAACCATGCTGGGAGACACGGCCGTTGCAGCCAACCCGGAGGACGAACGCTATGCCGACGTGGAGGGGCGCGCGCTCATCCTGCCCCTCATGGAAAGGGAGATCCCCTTCATCAAGGACCGCTACGTCGACATGTCCTTCGGCACCGGGGCCCTGAAAATAACACCGGCTCACGACCCCAACGACTTCGACATCGGCGTCCGCCACGAGCTGCCCAACATCAAGGTCATCGACGACGACGGCAACATGACGGAGGAAGCGGGACGCTTCGCCGGCATGGACCACTTCGAGTGCCGCAAGGCCGTGGTGGAAGCCATGCAGGCCGAGGGTCTCGTTGAAAAAATCGAGCCGCATCCCCACAGCGTCGGGCACTGCTACCGTTGCAAAACCGTGGTGGAACCCAACCTTTCCCGTCAGTGGTTCGTCAAGGCCAAACCGCTGGCCGAGAAAGCCATAGAGGCCGTGGAGAGCGGCAAAACGCGCATCATTCCCGAGATCTGGGAAAAAACCTATTACGACTGGATGTACAACATCAGGGACTGGTGCATCTCGCGCCAGATCTGGTGGGGCCACCGGATTCCCGCCTGGACCTGCGAGGCCTGCGGTGAGCTGATGGTGCGCATGGAGGCGCCCCATAGGTGCACGGCCTGCGGCGGCAAAGCGCTCGCGCGGGAAACCGACGTGCTCGACACCTGGTTCAGTTCGGCGCTCTGGCCGTTTTCCACCATGGGATGGCCCCAACAGACGCCCCTGTTGAAAACCTTTTACCCGACATCCGTGCTGGTCACCGGTTTCGACATCCTGTTTTTCTGGGTGGCGCGCATGATGATGATGGGCATCCACTTCATGGGAAAAATTCCCTTCAAGGATGTCTACGTGCACGCCCTGGTCCGCGACGAACAGGGCAAAAAGATGAGCAAGTCCAAGGGCAACGTCATCGACCCCCTGAACATCATCGACAAGTACGGAACCGATGCCTTCCGCTTTACCCTGGCGGCATTCGCCGCTCAGGGCCGCGACGTCAAGATGTCCGAAAAGCGGGTCGAGGGGTACCGGCACTTTGTCAACAAACTGTGGAACGCCACCCGCTTTTCCCTGATGCACATCCAGGACGGCGCAACCGGCATCCCCCGGGAGCATATCTCCCTGGCGGACCGCTGGATACTCTCCCGCCTCGGCAAAACCGTGGAAAGTGTGGCCGGAGCCCTGGACGGCTACCGTTTCAACGAAGCCGCCAGTGCGGTCTACAACTTTGTCTGGCACGAGCTGTGCGACTGGTACATAGAAGCCGTAAAGCCGGCACTGTACGGCAAGCTGGGCGACGACAGCCGCGAGGCCACGCTGAGTGTCCTGTGGCGGGCCCTGCGCGACACCCTGGTCGTGCTGCACCCCTTCATGCCCTTTGTCACCGAAGAAATATGGCACAAGCTGCCGGGCACCGAAGGGTCCATCATGAAAGCGGTTTACCCGGCTGACGCCCCGGCGGCGGCTGACCTGGCCGGGGATGCCGACGCGGAAGAGGCCATGCAGCTGGTAATGGAGATCATCACCGGCGTGAGAAACATCCGGGGGGAGATGAACATCGCGCCCTCGCTTTCCCTCAGCGTCTCGCTTCAGACCAGCCGGGAACGCATCCGCCGGACCGTCGAGGCCGAAAGGAACTTAATCGTCGACCTGGCCAATCTGGAAAATCTTTCCGTAGAGGAACCCGGAGAAAAGCCCAGGGCCTCGGCAACCGCCATCCTCGACGGCGCCACCCTGTTCGTTTCTCTCGCGGGCGTCATCGACACCGAGAAGGAATCGGCCCGGCTGAAAAAAGAGATCGCAAAACTGGGCAACGAACTGGCCGGCGTGTCCAAAAAGCTCAACAACGAGAGTTTTCTGAACAAGGCGCCGGCGGACATCGTGGCCAAGGTCAAGGAAAAGCACGACCTGCTGTCGCAGAAGCAGGAAAAGCTGACCGCCAACCTTAACAAATTGGTAGATTTAGGTAAGGACACGTAG
- the nadC gene encoding carboxylating nicotinate-nucleotide diphosphorylase — protein sequence MNPLVDKLIDLAIAEDIGSGDITTDSLVQPEHTGSAVIVAKEPLMLAGLGIAREVFRRFDDETRFEPNHGEGDMVEAGQILVKLEGRLSALLKGERTSLNFLQRMSGIATHVRAYMDLLGDASVRLVDTRKTVPGWRVLEKYAVRVGGASNHRMGLFDGVLIKDNHIAACGGIATAIRRARERVSHLVKIEIEVSSLEEVRQALEAGADIIMLDNMTTDEVRQAVSDIGGKALVELSGNVTVETLRPLAGTGVDIISIGALTHAARAVDISMDIK from the coding sequence ATGAACCCACTTGTTGACAAACTCATCGACCTGGCTATCGCCGAGGATATCGGCTCCGGCGACATCACCACGGACAGCCTCGTCCAGCCGGAACACACCGGCAGCGCTGTCATTGTCGCCAAGGAGCCACTCATGCTGGCCGGCCTTGGAATCGCGCGGGAGGTGTTCCGCCGCTTCGATGACGAAACGCGGTTCGAGCCCAATCACGGCGAGGGCGACATGGTGGAAGCCGGCCAAATTCTCGTCAAGCTGGAAGGCCGCCTTTCCGCCCTGCTGAAAGGGGAGCGCACGTCGCTCAACTTCCTGCAGCGCATGTCCGGCATCGCCACCCACGTGCGCGCCTACATGGACCTGCTGGGCGACGCCTCCGTGCGGCTGGTGGACACGCGTAAAACCGTCCCCGGCTGGCGGGTTCTGGAAAAATATGCCGTGCGGGTCGGCGGGGCGTCAAACCACCGCATGGGGCTCTTCGACGGCGTGCTGATCAAGGACAACCACATCGCCGCCTGCGGCGGTATCGCCACAGCCATTCGGCGCGCCCGCGAAAGGGTTTCCCACCTGGTGAAGATAGAGATCGAAGTCTCCTCCCTGGAAGAAGTGAGGCAGGCGCTCGAGGCAGGCGCGGACATCATCATGCTGGACAACATGACCACCGACGAGGTGCGGCAGGCCGTGTCCGACATCGGCGGCAAAGCCCTGGTCGAACTGTCGGGTAATGTCACCGTCGAAACGCTGCGTCCCCTGGCCGGAACCGGTGTGGACATCATCTCCATCGGCGCCCTGACGCATGCCGCCCGGGCCGTGGATATCAGCATGGACATCAAATGA
- a CDS encoding rhomboid family intramembrane serine protease, translating to MIPIRDTTPSKNYPVVNTAIIGLNVLVYLFQLSRGSGLDRFIYTYGLVPARYTVPEIGAYFTTGQQALALISFMFLHGGFFHLLGNMWSLYIFGDNVEDRLGPVRYLIFYLLAGIFSGLVHMLSDTHSMVPTIGASGAIAGVMGAYFIMHPNSKILTLIPIIFIPWFVEIPAFIFIGFWFVLQILNAAGGGGQIAWWAHIGGFIFGILFLKLALRMPATGISAPIKRVTTKKKSHRLQVIHPAGPADDADLYGSLNITPTEAFQGSYKLVNIPWGFHKRMVRVTVPAGVTAGKTLKLKGLGKQMPDGSKGDLYLKIRIAQ from the coding sequence ATGATCCCTATTCGCGACACGACGCCATCGAAAAACTACCCCGTTGTCAATACCGCCATCATCGGTTTGAACGTCCTGGTCTATCTTTTCCAGCTTTCCCGGGGAAGCGGACTCGACCGCTTCATATACACCTACGGGCTGGTGCCGGCCAGGTATACCGTTCCCGAAATCGGCGCCTACTTCACCACCGGCCAGCAGGCTCTGGCCCTGATTTCCTTTATGTTTCTGCACGGTGGATTTTTCCACCTGCTGGGAAACATGTGGTCGCTCTACATCTTCGGCGACAATGTCGAAGACCGCCTGGGCCCCGTCCGGTATCTTATCTTCTACCTTTTAGCCGGGATCTTTTCCGGTCTCGTCCACATGCTGTCCGACACCCACTCCATGGTGCCCACCATCGGCGCCAGCGGCGCCATTGCCGGTGTCATGGGGGCCTACTTTATCATGCACCCCAACTCGAAAATCCTGACGCTGATTCCCATTATCTTCATCCCCTGGTTTGTGGAGATCCCCGCATTCATCTTCATCGGCTTCTGGTTTGTCCTGCAGATTCTGAATGCCGCCGGCGGCGGCGGCCAGATCGCCTGGTGGGCTCACATCGGGGGGTTCATTTTCGGTATTCTCTTTTTAAAACTCGCCTTGCGAATGCCCGCCACCGGGATATCGGCCCCGATCAAACGCGTCACCACCAAGAAAAAATCCCACAGGCTTCAGGTCATCCATCCGGCCGGCCCGGCAGACGACGCCGATCTTTACGGGTCGCTGAACATCACGCCCACGGAAGCGTTCCAGGGCTCCTACAAACTGGTGAACATCCCCTGGGGCTTTCACAAACGGATGGTCCGGGTCACGGTCCCGGCAGGCGTTACGGCAGGAAAAACACTGAAATTGAAGGGGCTGGGAAAGCAGATGCCGGACGGCAGCAAGGGAGATCTCTACTTGAAGATCCGCATTGCACAATGA
- a CDS encoding phosphatidylglycerol lysyltransferase domain-containing protein, producing the protein MDFKHMVPPDYAAYKPYFKKQRYMLCGYALSSIIAWSNEEYQPFGMVRDGALIVAAEFSTERQHRHLILPISPQREYEPRELFELAGELGYDTYWFVPEAYIQRHGSEKLERYFDIQAHDSYSDYVFETKALASLKGNKYSKKRNLINQFEREFVAGGRVRVEPMGPGLVRESLEFLEAWCEERDGCDGAVDSDLACEKRAAINSIENLNQMELKGLVVRLDGKVSAFGVSAALTEEMATLQYEKAFTGVKGLYQYLDRECARRLFDGFTYINKESDMGIPGIAKSKRSYYPVKMVPAYKLVVK; encoded by the coding sequence ATGGATTTCAAACACATGGTGCCGCCGGATTACGCGGCATACAAGCCTTACTTCAAAAAACAACGCTACATGTTGTGCGGCTATGCGCTTTCTTCGATCATTGCGTGGAGCAACGAGGAATATCAGCCCTTCGGCATGGTGAGGGACGGCGCCTTGATCGTGGCGGCCGAGTTTTCCACGGAGCGTCAACACCGGCATCTCATTCTGCCCATTTCACCGCAGCGGGAATACGAGCCCAGGGAGCTGTTCGAACTGGCCGGCGAGCTGGGCTACGACACCTACTGGTTCGTGCCGGAAGCATATATCCAACGGCACGGCAGCGAGAAGCTCGAACGCTACTTTGACATTCAGGCGCACGATTCCTACAGCGACTACGTGTTCGAAACAAAGGCTCTGGCCTCGTTGAAGGGCAACAAGTACTCCAAAAAGCGCAACCTGATCAACCAGTTCGAAAGAGAGTTCGTTGCCGGGGGACGTGTCCGGGTGGAGCCGATGGGTCCGGGCCTGGTCCGGGAAAGCCTGGAATTCCTGGAAGCGTGGTGTGAAGAGCGTGACGGCTGCGACGGGGCGGTAGACAGTGATCTGGCATGCGAAAAGCGGGCGGCCATCAACAGCATCGAAAACCTGAATCAGATGGAACTGAAAGGCCTCGTCGTCAGGCTCGACGGCAAGGTGAGCGCCTTCGGCGTCTCCGCGGCTCTAACCGAAGAGATGGCTACGCTGCAATATGAAAAGGCCTTTACCGGCGTGAAGGGGCTTTATCAGTACCTGGACCGGGAGTGTGCCCGACGCCTGTTTGACGGATTCACCTATATCAACAAGGAGAGCGACATGGGCATCCCGGGTATCGCCAAGTCCAAACGCTCCTACTATCCGGTCAAGATGGTTCCGGCCTACAAGCTCGTAGTGAAATAA
- a CDS encoding GNAT family N-acetyltransferase: protein MRFSFLTDPSSVEIEQVLSLYKLEGWWISSGDDAELVRRIVAGSHCFLAAKEGQTIVGMGRAISDGVSDAYIQDVAVSKPFRGRGTGTEIIQRLLERLDGDGVNWVGLIAERGSHPFYERIGFAVMPEATPMVKIGKT, encoded by the coding sequence ATGCGTTTTTCCTTTCTAACCGACCCCTCCAGTGTGGAAATCGAGCAGGTACTGTCGCTCTACAAACTGGAAGGATGGTGGATCTCATCCGGCGACGATGCCGAACTTGTCAGGCGGATCGTGGCGGGCAGCCACTGCTTCCTCGCCGCAAAAGAGGGGCAGACAATCGTGGGCATGGGCCGGGCCATCAGTGATGGTGTCAGCGATGCCTATATTCAGGACGTGGCCGTTTCCAAGCCGTTTAGGGGCAGGGGCACCGGTACGGAAATCATCCAGCGGTTGCTGGAACGATTGGACGGCGACGGGGTCAACTGGGTCGGGTTGATTGCCGAACGGGGATCCCACCCGTTTTACGAACGCATCGGGTTTGCGGTCATGCCGGAAGCGACGCCCATGGTGAAAATCGGCAAGACGTAG
- a CDS encoding diguanylate cyclase translates to MEAEILIVDDDDAIRDAMQEFLDIYGYKSIGVSSAEKAVELLRIKPIQVIITDILLPGMDGLQLTDLIKNDYDIDIIVMTGYSGDYSYEEAISKGASDFVFKPVRFEELVLRLKRVLRERKLTNERVHMLEKLKKLSITDGLTRLYNSRHFYNQLKGEVDRSNRYKHPLSLLILDIDHFKDYNDSHGHLEGDKVLIRIGQVVKPLLRKMDSAYRYGGEEFTIILPETDGNEAQTVAQRIRKAVKMEKFLPESSAPETITISLGVTEYSPGEDVSALIQRADKALYKSKEGGRDRVSALFVN, encoded by the coding sequence ATGGAAGCTGAAATTCTGATCGTAGATGATGACGACGCAATTCGGGACGCCATGCAGGAGTTTCTCGATATTTACGGTTATAAATCGATTGGGGTGAGCAGTGCCGAAAAAGCCGTGGAGCTTTTGAGAATCAAGCCGATCCAAGTGATTATCACCGATATTCTTCTACCCGGCATGGATGGTCTGCAACTCACCGACCTGATCAAGAATGACTACGATATCGATATTATCGTGATGACGGGCTACAGCGGCGACTATTCCTATGAAGAGGCCATCAGCAAGGGGGCCAGTGATTTCGTTTTCAAACCCGTGCGTTTCGAAGAGCTGGTTTTGCGGTTGAAAAGGGTGCTGAGGGAGCGAAAACTCACCAATGAGCGCGTGCATATGCTGGAAAAGCTGAAAAAGCTTTCCATCACCGACGGGTTGACCCGGCTGTACAATTCCAGACATTTTTACAACCAGCTCAAGGGGGAAGTCGACCGGTCCAACCGCTACAAACACCCTCTTTCCCTGCTCATCCTGGACATCGATCACTTCAAGGACTACAATGATTCCCACGGGCATCTCGAGGGCGACAAGGTTTTGATCAGAATAGGCCAGGTCGTCAAACCTCTGCTTCGAAAGATGGACTCCGCCTATCGATACGGGGGGGAGGAGTTCACGATAATCCTGCCCGAAACCGACGGCAACGAAGCGCAGACCGTTGCCCAGAGGATCCGCAAAGCGGTAAAGATGGAGAAATTCTTACCTGAATCCAGTGCGCCGGAAACGATTACCATCAGTCTGGGGGTGACCGAATACAGCCCCGGAGAAGACGTGTCCGCACTTATCCAGAGGGCGGACAAGGCGCTCTACAAATCCAAGGAAGGTGGGCGGGACAGAGTTTCGGCCCTATTCGTGAACTAG